A region from the Hylaeus volcanicus isolate JK05 chromosome 6, UHH_iyHylVolc1.0_haploid, whole genome shotgun sequence genome encodes:
- the LOC128878255 gene encoding uncharacterized protein LOC128878255 produces MKLALFALVVAGSLIALANSAEEEYDYEEEQAAPVTPAPARATSGRLGGLLSPRGRVNVGRKTTGAGAATTQSTTAKPVEQPLEEEEEGEEELDENQEQDDVPTTTTESTKKVRGGVRPFRSNQDLLAALKRRRAQVGPSHRESSGTQSASESTTPKPKPTTNGRSKSNSATDSKSSGRGRFGGSRGSKPVQEEVEETQREEVQVKPKPYRRG; encoded by the exons C ATTGGTGGTGGCCGGCAGCCTCATAGCTCTGGCTAACTCAGCAGAAGAGGAGTACGATTACGAGGAGGAGCAAGCGGCGCCTGTGACCCCAGCACCAGCTAGAGCGACTTCCGGTAGACTGGGAGGACTATTGTCTCCGCGAGGACGAGTGAACGTTGGGAGAAAAACAACTGGTGCGGGGGCGGCCACG ACGCAATCGACCACGGCGAAGCCTGTCGAGCAACCGctggaggaggaagaagaaggcGAAGAGGAGCTCGACGAAAATCAGGAGCAAGACGACGTCCCCACCACTACCACGGAATCGACCAAGAAAGTTCGCGGCGGGGTACGACCTTTCAG ATCGAATCAGGATCTGTTGGCCGCGTTGAAGAGGAGGAGAGCTCAGGTCGGACCTAGCCATCGAGAATCGTCGGGCACACAATCCGCCTCGGAATCGACGACGCCTAAACCCAA ACCAACCACCAACGGTCGCAGCAAAAGCAACAGCGCGACTGACTCAAAGTCCTCGGGACGCGGCAGGTTCGGAGGATCCAGGGGTAGCAAGCCCGTGCAGGAGGAGGTCGAGGAGACCCAACGGGAAGAGGTCCAAGTGAAGCCCAAGCCCTATCGCAGAGGATAG